One uncultured Draconibacterium sp. genomic window, TATTTAACCATAAAATTAGTTGACAAATACACATTTTTCCTGTAAATTTATAGAAAAAGGCATTGGAATTTGAGCATCAAACTTAAATCAAATTGTTATGGGAAATAGTTTTTTAATCATTGTCTTTCTTATTGTTGCTTTAATCCTTTTAGGATTTGTTTTGAAAAATAAGGAAGTTAAAGCAAAATTATTGATATCCTTAATTTATGTAATTGTTACAGGCGCAATTATTAGTATTGGCGCATTATTGGGCTATCGTAACTTTATTCAGATTTCCTTTCACCTGGTGTATATTTTGTTGGGTTCCTGGATGCTTGTAATGGGGATTCTACATGTGTTTTTGATAAAAATATTACTTCCATGGGCCGATGAAGAAAACTACGGATCGGAATTACTTTTTACAATACTGGTTGCAGCAGTGGGGGCAGTATTTATGTTATTACTATTCCGGTTTATCAACTTTATGTTTTATCCGGGTATAAATTTAACTACACTCTTACTCTTTATTTTACCTTATGTTTTTTATGGTGTATTAAGAAGATACCTCAGTATCCCGGTAAAAATTCTTCGCAAATGGTATTATCCCGTTGATAAACATGTTGAAGATCCATCGGACAGAGAAATGGAAATGCCACTGGTGGTAGGTTTTGAGTTTAAAAAGAAAAAAGAAGATAAAAACATGACCGCTTTTCGGGCAAAAGCACCCAAGGAGATGGCGTTTGGAAAGCTGTTTTACTATTTTATAAACGATTACAATCATCGGAATCCTGATGAAAAAATTGAATACTTAGATGAAAACGAAAAATCAATAGGTTGGATTTTTTATTTCAAACCAAAAATGTTTAGTAAAATCCGCTACATCGATCCTGAAGAAACCAACAGCTTTAATCTGATTAAAGAAAATACGATAATTGTGTGCAAACGTGTAATAGAAAAATAAAATGAAAAGCGATAATCCAAACCTTCCTGTCAACTGGATTGACGGAATGAAAATAAATAAAAATCATTTTATTGCGACTGATTTAAACGTTGGGCAGCAAATCAGAAACACGTACTCATCGTTTATTAATCCATACAATTATGGATTGCTTTTACAAAACTCTGCACAAAAAGAAGGACCAAATGTTGTTTTAGATATCGACAATCAGGGATTTGTGCATGCAAAAGTAATTAATTGCAGTGCCGTAACCCGAGGAGGAATACGTATAGAAATAAAAGAAAACTATTTTGCAGATAAAGAATTAGCAGAAAGTTTACCTGCAGTTACCCTGAATGCCGAGACAAATCAGAAACAAGCATATTACATTGCGCTTAATGTAAACATTAATGAGCGAGTTCCTTTTGGGGTTCCCAATGCCGATGAAGTGCCGCCACGTTTGCCGTTTATTTTGCCAGGCTTTCATTTGTCGGTTCACGAGGTAAACAATCTCAATACCATTCGCTCTGAAAATGCCTTGGTGCTTGGTAAACTAATTTTTAAAGGAGATAAACCAGAACTCGACGAAGAATATATTCCGCCATGTCAAACCATTTACAGTCATTCAAAACTAGTGGAATATCACGCGCAACTGCTAAAGGTTTTGGGACAGATTGAGATTGACATTATTAGTATTCTGAAGAGAATTAAAGATAAAAAACAAAGCACGAACATTGCCGAAACGGTTGCCGATGTAGCGAATTCGCTACTTATATTTATGGATGTATACTTAATTGAGTTCAGAAATATGGCCAAATATTATCCACCGGTCTTTATTTTCGAACAAATGGCAGCGCTGGCCCGTAATATCAATAATTCTATAAATAAACAGTCAACAGCAGACCGGGAGGAAATGCTGAATTACATACAGGATTGGAGCAACCTAAAACAAGGAGAATTTGAGGAGATGCTTGTTCGGGCAATCGAATATAAATATGATCACGACGATATAAGTAAATCCATTAATGGATTGGCACCATTTGTAAATTCAATTTCAAAAGTATTTAATACACTAAGTAATCTTGATTTTATTGGGAAGAAAAAAGATCGTCAGATTTTCGTTAAAGAGCAAAAAGAAAAACCGGGAAATAGTTTTCTCGTAGATTAAAGGAAGTAAAACCTTAAAAATTATTTTTATGGATCCACTTAACAAACAGGAACGAACAGAAGCGGTAATTAAAATGCTTGCATTCTTTCTTTTAGCAGTAATAATTGTGGCAATTCCGATGTATTATGCTTTTAGTTTGCCTGAAAAGGAGGCCGAATGGAATGCAACAGAATACAACGATCTGGTAAAAAAATTGAAAGATAAGGAACAGTTTGAAAAAGATTTTCTTCAAAAAACCGATTCTGCAATTGCATTGTTTCAGGCTTATCAGAGAGAGGAAGATGAAATGGCTCGCGATAAAATTCAGTTGCGTTACTCAAATGCGACCAATCAAATGGAGGACTACCTGGAACGTATTGCGAACGACAGTATTCGGGCAGACTTGTATGATAATGTAATATTTACCTACAATAATCTTTTTAGTGCCTGGAACGAAAGAAATGACTTACAGGATCAGTTGAATGAATGCATGGAGCAAAGTCAAAGTCAGAAAAAGGAACTGAATAAAAAATCGGAAATTCTTACTGAAAAAACGGAGTTTGTTGAGCAGGAAAGAGCAAAAACCATTCAGGAAAAGGAGATTGACTTAATAAACAAGGCATTGGCCAAACATAACAACAGTATACGGCTTGCTGCCAAAGAGCTGGGATCGACCGAACGCAAACTCAGAAAACGAATGAAAGAACTTGGAATTATTGACTAGTTGTTCTTTCGCAAAATAATGAGACTTTGTATAAATGGCAAAAAATGAGCATATAGAAGAAGCCATTCAAAATGTTTTCTATGATATTAGAGCAGAAGCAGTACTTGCTGAACTGATAGAAAACGGTATGAATCAGGATGACTATGTTGCCGTTTCAAAAGGTATTTTTAAGCGAAGGTATGCCAGAGATATTGATGCTGTAGAAGAGCTTAAACTTGAAAATTCACAACAACTATTAGCGTTTCAAATCAATCGTGATGGAATTTACGATTCATTACCTGAAGGACTTTTTCACCGAAAAACCGGAAATGAAAACAGTCCCAAACGAAAATTCTCGGAAGATTCTGTAGAGTTAAAAAGAGAAGAAAAAGAAGCGCGCACTTTTTTCCTGCCATTTGAAAATGAATTGTTTCGCCATAAGGTTAATCTTGAGCTCGAAGAACGAAAAATACTTAGCAGATTTAGCGAAAAGATTTTTAATGACATCTATCCTGAATTCTGGAGTTTGCACCGAACCATAAATCGAGATTATGTGTACCGAATGGTTTTACTCTTGCATTTTGTACATAAAATAACAGGAAATATTGCATTAACTGCACGTTGTTTGGAGTCAATTATTGAAGAAAAGGTGGAAGCCCGTCTTTCGCGTATACGAATTAGTCACACTGATAAAGATCAAAAAGAAACAAATGGGAAAGTTGTCTTGGGCTCAGCAGCTGTGGGTGTCGATTTTATTTGTGGCGATGCGATTGAGAACGATGTTGTAAATCTGGAATTTAGTATTGGTCCTTTGCAAAATACGGAGGCCGTTGATTATTTAAAGATGGGTTCGGTACAACGCTTTTTGGATTGTTTTTACAGTTATTTTGTTCCTGTTGAATATGAGGTAAAAACCACGGTTGTAGTGAGTGAGACCAAACAAAACTTTTTACTTGAAAGTCAATTGGAAGGTCCTGTGCTTGGCTATGAAACCTGTTTGTAACAACAAAAGTTTGTGCGATGCAAATTGAATACTATAAATTGCCATTGAAGCTACACCTGCTTACTCAGAAAAAAGAACATGAGAAATGTAATTTGTCTGAGTCGGTGGCCGGAATGATTCATTTAATTGCTGTAACATACTTTGGCGAATGCAAACACGATAGCACCTTTGGTTGTGAAATTTGGGAACATGATTTTGAGAATATTAGTAATCCGCAACAATACAGAGAAAATTTAATTAAGTCGGTGCAACAAACGATTCAAAAACAGGAGAAAAGATTGACAGACATTCGTGTTGATATTCAGGTTGAACAAATTGATTATAAGTTTATACAACGAAGAATAAAAAGCAGGATTACACTAAAAGTTCATGCAACGCTGCTTGCAACAAACGAATCCTTTGTGCATTACGACCAGTTTTTTATTGGGCCTTTATCTTATTTTTAAGACGATGCAGGAATCAAAAGAGAAAATAAATAGCAGGATGATAAAGAATGCCTCGCGCCTGTGGGGTTTTCAAGACACGCAATCGGAAAGTTCATTCGATCCTGTGGTAGGATTAATTTTAGGAGCTTTATCAAACGAACTGGCAAAAATTTCGGCTGATATTAATACGGTTGAAGCCCGAATTTTGGAAAAGCTGGTGGATTTATTAACTCCTGAACCAATTACCGGACCATCTCCGGCACATGCCATTTTACGTGCAAAATCAACAGATTCTTCTTTACATATTTCATCTGCTTATCAGTTCTATTTAAACAAGCGGAAGATTGTTCCCGGAGAACATTCCGGAGATGATGTTCCTGTGTTTTTTTCTCCAACAGGTAGATTCAAATTGTTCGATGGTCAAATAAAATATCTGGCTTCGTCGTCAAAGATTTTTCAATTTCACGATGAACTTGAAAAAGAGATAATTGCAGTCGGTCGAACATCAAGTATGGCAAAAACATCAGAGCTATGGTTTGGATTGGAATTGGCTACTGAACTGGATTCATTGGAAGATTTATCATTGTGTTTTGATTTGCGGGACGAAGATTACGAAGAAAGTTTTTATGAGTCATTGGCCAAAGGGAAATGGACGATAAATAAAAAGCAGGTGCAGTTTGTTCAAGGATTAAATGAAGAGAAAAGACAAGCGAAGAGTATTGACAGCCTGTTAAAATCAGAATTGGATGTGTCAACCAAAATTACAAACCACATTCAGCGTTTTTATCATCGGAAGTTTCAAACATTAAATACACCTGGTTTTGTAGCGCCAAAAGTTGCTGAAAGTAGTGTTCCTGACGAGTTCTTTGATGCATTCTTAAGCAGTGATCTGCAAAAAATTGAAAGTGATTTGATATGGATAAAAGTGGAATTTCCACAAATATTACCTGCTGATGTTGTGGATGATCTTTTTTGTTCAATTAACTGTTTTCCTGCTTTTAACCGCCATTTGGAAGAGTTTACGCAATCGGCCCGCGAGTTTATTAATATTATTCCATTACTAACTGATGAAGTATTTTTCGACGTAAAGAAAATATCTACCAGTAATGGCAAATATTTTACCCGAAAATCGTTCTCAGGTATTAACGAAATAGAAGAAGGAACTTACATCATTCGTAATGGGGGAGTAGGTCGGTTTGATTCACGAAATGCAGCGGAAATAATTAACTATTTGCTCGAATTATTACGCGATGAAAGTGCTGCATTTTCAATTATTGGAGCCGATATGATTACCTCGGATTTGAAAGAATTGAATCAGACCATAACACGTTTGGAACACCGATTAACTGAAAGTAATGTAATTAAAAAAGATATACCTTATTTGTTATTAAAAGCAAATTCTGATGACGATACGATATTTGTTGAGTTTTGGACGAGCAATGGCGAATTTGCCAATAAAATAAAAGCAGGCGAAAAGCTCTTTGTGTACGATGGCACTGGTTTGTGGCCCGATAGTATAATGTTACTAACACCAACCGTTGGTGGACGTGAAGGTATGGATACAGAAGAAAGAATTAATGCCTACCGCAAAGCTGTGTTATCGCATGGGCGGATCGTTACAAAGGAAGATATTAAGGCTTTATGTTTTGAACATTTTGGTAATGATATAAAATCAGTGCTCATTAAAAAGGGATTACAGACTGGAAAATCGTCCGATCATGGATTTTCGCAAACACTTGATATCTTTATTACACTGCAAAAGGGCTCTGAAGATTTAGATAAAGCAGAAATTTCATATCTGAAAAAGGATCTTTTGGTCAAACTGGAAGAACAGTCAGCAAATATTCTACCTTACCGATGTTTTGTGAATGGCGAGTAAGTTTCTTTTTCCAACCTATCCCGTATAATTCGTAAAGTCTTTTATTCATACGAACATACTATTCTACCATCCCATTGGCCTGCATTATCATAGTTTTCAAGCTGAGATCTTCGGAGTTCTCTAATGTGGCCCTTAAGTGGGTCAATCACAAAATAAATATCCCCAATAGTTTCGGCTACTACTATAAAATGGCCTCCACCATTATTCCATTGAATTCGAAGAATGGCAGGGTATAATTGTTTCCCTTGTTTTGTAGTACAAGTGCGCAGGTTATTAAAATCGCAACCTTCGTAAAAGCTTGAGTGAGTGGATAACTTATGGTATAATGTATTACGCAAAGGAATCATGTTAGTACCATTAAACGGTACATAACCATTCTGCACTGTCATAAGTTCATCGCGCATCATTTTTTCTGTATATGCTTTATTTTTATAATAGTTCATAAGAACAATTAAGCAACACGTTGGGCCACAAGAATGACTTTTGCTTTGCCTGTATACACGATAGCTTCTCCCACTGTCAGATATCGATTCATCCATTCTTGCTTTTGTTCGGGTTGGATGAGGGCGTCCTATCATTATTGGAGAAATAGGGACAGCCCAAGTCCAATTGCTTGATAATGTGTTTAGCGCTGTTTGGTATTTTTTTGAACTTTTGGGACTGCGCCGTTCCAAATCATTTCTCATTCTAGTGAAATCTCTTGAAGTTAATCTATTAGCAGTTGTATCTCTTCGTAATTCAGGAATCAAATTACGTAGACAACTTGTTTTTTCGTTAAAACGTGTGAGATATTTTAAACTTCGTCTAACGTTGGTAACGTCAGTTATAAATTGGTTAAAAACAGTTTGATTTGACATTGTCTACTTTTTTTGATTATACTTTATCCAATTAATACGGTAGGAAACCCCAAGGTGATTTTACCTCCGTGTCCGGTGGTATCTCCCAGTCGAGCCGCCGGTCGCCCCCCAATAAGTACTGTAACAGAGCCTTGCGCAATTGGATCTGGTGGCCCAACACATGTACACATATCGCCAACAACGGCAGCAGGTAATCCTCCAATTAATACATTTGGTACACCCGGACCAATAACCGGGCCTCCAACATGTGGTATAGGCGAGGGAAATGCCGGTGTTTGCATCGGGCAAGTGTGCATATCTCCAATTCGTGCTGCTGGTAGTCCCATTTTTTCTTAATTAATTTTTACTAGCCCACCTACAATTGATGCAATCGCTCCCTCAACTTTCACTGAAGTTGCTCCTGTAAGAGAAGCTTCTGTACCTCCCATTATTTTTGCTGAAGTTGCAGCTGTTATGGAATAGGCTCCGCCAGAAGTTGTTGAAATTGCTCCTCCTGTCATTGTGTCCAAACCTTCTCCGCAGGTAACGCTCATAGACTTTCCTGAGGTAATTGATATGTTTCCGGTCGCCATAATCGAAAGGTCTTTCATTGTATTAAAAACTATTCCATCGGGTGATAATTCAATGGAGTTCTTTTTTTCATCTTCAATCTTAATCGATTTTTGCTGATCACTTAATGTTATTTGTTTTTTGTCAGGTGTTTTTATGGTAGTAGTACCTGAACTTTCATCAAACTGAAGGCTAAGTCCATTAAACATGATTCCTTTCAAACTGTTGTTGTTTGTCGGAAATTCATTGTTTGGTGTTCCTTTTCCGTTGTACAAACTTCCCATCACAAATGGCTGTTCCGGGTTGTTTCCTTCAAATCCAACCAAAACTTCGTCATCAATATCGGGCGTAAAATATACTCCACGACCAACTCCCGAATGAGCATTTGCAATTCTAATCCACGGGCTCGATTGTCCATCTTCCTGCCAATCAAAGTGTACACGTATTCTTCCTAACTTTTCGGGATCTCTGTTGTCTGTTACCAGTGCACTTTGCGGTTCGCAGTTTATTCTCACATCCGGGTCGGTATATTCAGGCACTGTTGCCTCTGCTGATACTCCTTTAAATGAATTTGAATAAGTACCCAAATCATTTATTGTATGAACCAATTGGGTGACTATATATTCGCCGTAATCCACATTCCCGGAATCATACATTTTTAGTGCCTTGATTTTTACCTTACCTCCAAGTTTTAATAATGGATTTACGCTTTTCCCTTCTATGTTTGATATTCCCGATGATTGAGCTTTTTCCTTGATGTCAGAAATTTCCTTTAGGTGTTTGGCAAAGCTATCTTTTGAAACATTCAGGTAATTTGCCAGTTTCTGAGGTTGGTACGAAAAATGTTTTGCCGACGCATCGTGTGCCAGACCGCCCACTTCATTTTGCTCTTTTTTGCCGGTTGTTTTGGTCGATTGATTTTCAATGGTCTGATTATTATGATAGTCGCGGTACTTGATTTTGAAATTTATTGGTTTCATACTAATTCCAAAATCAAATTCAGACTGGTCGAGCCCCATTGTTATTTCCGGTTTCGATTTTGTATTTAAAGGTCCAAAATTAAATTCGGTACCATCATAATACATCCATTCTCCATACTTTTTTGATAAACGGCTGATAAAATCGTAACTGGTTTCGTTGTATTGAACCGTATATTCGAAATTGGTTGTTATCTGCGGTTTTATGTTCGCTTTTAATAAATCTTTCGGATAAGGTTTTAATACTTCCTCAACAATCTGTTTTAAATTTCTGGTTTCAAACGATCTGCAGCCAGGCAGGTCTTCCAACAAAAATTCAGGGCTTTTACCTGAAATAATAATTTTATTAAAATCAGAATAGTCTGAGCGAGTACCCCTGACATTTGTAATTATCCCTTTAAAAAATATGCTGTCGGATGAATTCATATCCTCAGTCATACTTATATTCATTGTAAAAACAATCGACGAACCAATAAATTTTTTTGTTTTGTCAATCACAAAACCTTCTATTGATTCAATTGAATCGTGACGGCAAATAAGCTCAAATTTACTTGGGCCATAAATGCTCTGTTCAATTTTAAGGCTATTAAAATCATCCAGTTTTTTACCATCAATTTCTATTTTAACTTCTGATGCAATTGCCATTCGTTGTACTTTAATGCTTAAACCGACACGTGGCCAATCCAACAATTGTAATGGGTGGCTCCTTCAATACTTATTTCTCTTGTCGAGATTGTCATTTCAACAATCTCTTCACTTTTTTCCTGGAACGAATCTTTGTAGCGCACACATAAACCATCTACAAAATTGATTGTTTTAAGGGCTTTCCCATTTTCTTTTCCAATAAACACAATTCGCCCGTTTTTAACAGAGTGAAACATTACCCAATTAAGAATCTCACCGTCGTTTTCAATGGCAACAGTGATATTGATTTTTCCACCCATTAATTTTCCGGTGGTTCTTCCTTGTTTATCAGTAGGCCAAATAAATTCGAAATCGCAAGCAAGAATTCTAATGCCTGTTTTTTCATTTTTATGTCCACTAATATATAACCGCGCTGATAATGACATAATTTATTTTTGAAACGGTTCCACACTTATTTTTGTGATCTTAGTAAATTCACAACCAAGCACCTTTTATTAAAAGGATATTTTGTAGTTTATTTTATACTTACCTGCAATAAGCGCATGAAAGTATTTCTTGTTTTCATCAATTATTTATTCGCTATATCAAGAACTCCAGGCATTTATGATTTCGCCATTACCCATTGTTACAACCTGAGCAACTATTGTAATGGATGTTACCATTGCTCCTGAACCTCCCGAGTGATCGAAGGTTTCGCTGAAAGAAGATATGAATGCATTTTGAAAACTTAAATCACGCATGGTTGATTCTTCGTTCCTTTTAATGTAGGTTATTGTACCTTCTTTTAACATTTCTCCCACACAAATGTGCTCGAAAAATAGATTATTGGCGTTCGATTCCATGGTAATGTTTATTTCTCCTCCAACAGTTGAAGAGGTCGGTCGGCCCATTTCATCCACTGCACGGTAAACATTATAACTGGAACTTAGCACTCTAAATTCCTGACCGGTTGTTTTAAATATTGCTTTAAATGACATAATTTCAAATTTTAATTTGTTTCACAATAAGGATTATAACCGGCTTAATCATCGAGCCATTCGTTTGTGTGAGTAGCATTTCCCATGCTTATTTCTTTGGCTGATAATGAAAATGAAATTGAACCATTTCCTGATTCGCCAAACGATTCACTAAAGTCAGTCATAAAGGCTTCTTTAAATTCAAATTCTTTCAATTTGCCTTCTTCTTCGCTTTTCATTATGGTGATTTTACCATCTTTTCTCATGTAACTATCGCACATCCACTCTAAAAACTCATTTTCTTTTGTTGATTCCAAGGTTATATGAATTTCTCCTCCCTGTGTTTCGGAAGCCGGTTGCCCGGTGTGGTCGGTATGTTGCCTGAGGCTGTAGCTAAAGCTTTGCACCGGATGACTTTTGCCATCCACTTCAATAGAAATATTCGACTTTGCTAACATAACTTGTTGTTTTAAAGATTAATACTTAATTTGATTTGTAATTAGTTTTGTTCATAATCTGAGTCCCACTCAGTTCCATCATCGCCTTTTTGTCCGTCCATTTTAATCATAAAGTTTTTAGCTGGAAAATAAGGTGTCATGTGTATGTCAAGGTAGATCCTGTCTTTTTGAACCGGGTCTTGTTCGAACCTTTTTACGGAGAAGTTTTCTATAAGTTTGCCCGGGCCGGTAATACTATCCAGAAATTTTACAATCTGAGAAAGTATTTCTTTTCTGGTTTTTACATTGAAATTCTCGAAGGCACGACGGTTTAAAAAATCCATCATTACTTTGGTTACATAGTCGAAAACCCGAACTACCGAATAGGTTTGCAATCCAAGATTATCGCCATTAAAAAGTGTTTTGGCCGAAAATGCCATTACTTTTCCGTATTCGTTAACCATTGGAACAAGGCCCATTTTTTCAAGATTTGCAATCTCACTTTTTTTCAGATCGAAGGTTACACCATCCACTTCGTTTAAACCACCGTGTTTTTTTCCGGCAGCTACTTGCGACATTAGGGTATTGTAAATTGTTCCGGCCAGTGCTCCCGACGGTGGAACAAAAAGTTCTTCCTCTTCGCCAACTTCATCAAATTTATCTCGACCGACAAGCCAGTTGCATGCCATCATTACGTTTGAGCGGAACATATCGCCTCCGGTAAGATTTGCCATTTCGAATAAGTCCATTACATCATCCGGATTATCGAGATGTTCAAAATCGGTTACCATCATAACTTTGTTTTCGTGCGCTATTTTTGCCCACTTTTCAACTACTTTGTTCGATCCCAAATAACCGGGTACAACCAAAATTCCATAGTTTTCGCGTAGGTCGAGGCGGTCGTATTTACTTACCAGTTCTTCTCGCACTGCATCAATAAAACGGGTGTCGTCCAGATCCTTCAACTGCTCAAGGTCGGCATTCATTATTGATACATTTTTAAGCTTCGAGCTTTCCGTGTTTTTGTAAAACAAGGCAACCGAGCGGTACGATTTCTCCAAATCGCGTGTTTCTTCAATAGCCTTTGCCATATTTGTTTTAAAAGTTCTGTCAGCAACTTCAATATTTTTTTCGCTGGCTTCAACCATTTCAGAAATGCTTTCCGACGAGTTTAAAACAGCTGCCCACAACTGTAATGTTTTTTTTAGTTTTTCACGATCTGCTTTATAAGCTGATTCCGATAAGAAAATTCGCTTTCTCGCTTTTCGTTCAGGATTCATGTTTTCAACGCCTGCAAAAGCCATTTCCAACAAATCAAAACCTCCGTTCCCGGCAAGTTTGTTCAGTCCTGTTTTTAGTTGTTCTGCAGGGTTTTCAATACTTTGTACGTTTTCTAATACTTTTTCTTTGTATTGAGCAATATTTTGTGCGCCTTCTAATTCAGCCATAATATTAAGTTTTAGTGTTAATGAATTTGAATTACCTGGTTTCTTCCAATTCTTTAATTAAAGCATACATAACTCCCAGTAAGTCAGCTTTCGATTCCGGATTTTCCAGCGTTTTTCGTAATAGCTTATTACTTTTTAACTGCTTAATTATTTTTTGGTATTGCTCTTTTTCAATCGTTAGATCCTGAAGGAAGGAGCTTTGAGCAGTGATTCCTTTTATTCCAAAATCGGAGAGTCCCCTAAACGAGAGTTTTTCCTGTTTCCCGGCTCCTTCACTGTCTTCAAAATCCACTTCTATTTCAGGTTTGTAGTGCTCAAAAACGTCATCAATGGTTTGCAACCCTTCAACAATTTGAGGTTTGATTGGTGCATCACCTGTTAGTTTTTCACACAGTAGTGTTCTGTTTTGCGGTATTTCGGCAAATGCTTCGCTGGCATCGCCTTTTACTTCTGTTCCGCCAATTCCGTACTCTTGCATAATGTATATTTTAAGTTAATAATATTTGTATGTTTCTCAGTTCTATTGTTTGATTCCAATTTCCCATTCCAAATCGTTCTCTTTTCCCAGTTTTAAATACAGCTTCGATCCTTTTCCAATTTCACCTGCAATGATTTTTTTCGAAAGAGGTCGTCGGAGTTTATTACGTATTACGCCGATTAGCGGGCGCGCTCCGTATTTGGGAGTAAAACCAGATTTGGCAAGATGTTCTTTTGCATCTTGGTCAATGTTTAGTTCAATTCCCTGAGCTTCCAGTGATTTATACAGGTTCTTTAAATGGATCTCAAAGATCTTTAACACATTTTCTTCGCTGATTGGAGCAAATGGGATTATCTCAGTAAGTCGTCCGAGAAATTCTGGCCTGAAATGGTTTTCCATAATTTCAGCTAGCTTGTTTGAAGGTGGAACAACTCCTTTATTAAATTCGTCAACTATATAAGCACTTCCAATATTCGAAGTAAAAAGGATTACTGCATTCGAAAAATCTCCTTCTTTTCCCAAACGGTCGTGTAATTTCCCCTCGTCCAGAATTTGTAAGAATATGTCGAATACGGAAGAGTGGGCCTTTTCAATTTCATCGAACAAAACTATGGCATAGGGTTTCTGCCGTATTTTATTTACCAGCAATCCTCCTTCCTCGTAACCAACGTAACCGGGAGGTGCTCCGTAAAGTAGTGCTGCCGAGTGTTCTTCTT contains:
- a CDS encoding TssN family type VI secretion system protein, whose protein sequence is MGNSFLIIVFLIVALILLGFVLKNKEVKAKLLISLIYVIVTGAIISIGALLGYRNFIQISFHLVYILLGSWMLVMGILHVFLIKILLPWADEENYGSELLFTILVAAVGAVFMLLLFRFINFMFYPGINLTTLLLFILPYVFYGVLRRYLSIPVKILRKWYYPVDKHVEDPSDREMEMPLVVGFEFKKKKEDKNMTAFRAKAPKEMAFGKLFYYFINDYNHRNPDEKIEYLDENEKSIGWIFYFKPKMFSKIRYIDPEETNSFNLIKENTIIVCKRVIEK
- a CDS encoding helix-turn-helix domain-containing protein produces the protein MDPLNKQERTEAVIKMLAFFLLAVIIVAIPMYYAFSLPEKEAEWNATEYNDLVKKLKDKEQFEKDFLQKTDSAIALFQAYQREEDEMARDKIQLRYSNATNQMEDYLERIANDSIRADLYDNVIFTYNNLFSAWNERNDLQDQLNECMEQSQSQKKELNKKSEILTEKTEFVEQERAKTIQEKEIDLINKALAKHNNSIRLAAKELGSTERKLRKRMKELGIID
- a CDS encoding GPW/gp25 family protein; this encodes MQIEYYKLPLKLHLLTQKKEHEKCNLSESVAGMIHLIAVTYFGECKHDSTFGCEIWEHDFENISNPQQYRENLIKSVQQTIQKQEKRLTDIRVDIQVEQIDYKFIQRRIKSRITLKVHATLLATNESFVHYDQFFIGPLSYF
- a CDS encoding cysteine peptidase family C39 domain-containing protein, translating into MSNQTVFNQFITDVTNVRRSLKYLTRFNEKTSCLRNLIPELRRDTTANRLTSRDFTRMRNDLERRSPKSSKKYQTALNTLSSNWTWAVPISPIMIGRPHPTRTKARMDESISDSGRSYRVYRQSKSHSCGPTCCLIVLMNYYKNKAYTEKMMRDELMTVQNGYVPFNGTNMIPLRNTLYHKLSTHSSFYEGCDFNNLRTCTTKQGKQLYPAILRIQWNNGGGHFIVVAETIGDIYFVIDPLKGHIRELRRSQLENYDNAGQWDGRIVCSYE
- a CDS encoding PAAR domain-containing protein, giving the protein MGLPAARIGDMHTCPMQTPAFPSPIPHVGGPVIGPGVPNVLIGGLPAAVVGDMCTCVGPPDPIAQGSVTVLIGGRPAARLGDTTGHGGKITLGFPTVLIG
- a CDS encoding phage baseplate assembly protein V, which gives rise to MAIASEVKIEIDGKKLDDFNSLKIEQSIYGPSKFELICRHDSIESIEGFVIDKTKKFIGSSIVFTMNISMTEDMNSSDSIFFKGIITNVRGTRSDYSDFNKIIISGKSPEFLLEDLPGCRSFETRNLKQIVEEVLKPYPKDLLKANIKPQITTNFEYTVQYNETSYDFISRLSKKYGEWMYYDGTEFNFGPLNTKSKPEITMGLDQSEFDFGISMKPINFKIKYRDYHNNQTIENQSTKTTGKKEQNEVGGLAHDASAKHFSYQPQKLANYLNVSKDSFAKHLKEISDIKEKAQSSGISNIEGKSVNPLLKLGGKVKIKALKMYDSGNVDYGEYIVTQLVHTINDLGTYSNSFKGVSAEATVPEYTDPDVRINCEPQSALVTDNRDPEKLGRIRVHFDWQEDGQSSPWIRIANAHSGVGRGVYFTPDIDDEVLVGFEGNNPEQPFVMGSLYNGKGTPNNEFPTNNNSLKGIMFNGLSLQFDESSGTTTIKTPDKKQITLSDQQKSIKIEDEKKNSIELSPDGIVFNTMKDLSIMATGNISITSGKSMSVTCGEGLDTMTGGAISTTSGGAYSITAATSAKIMGGTEASLTGATSVKVEGAIASIVGGLVKIN
- the tssD gene encoding type VI secretion system tube protein TssD, encoding MSLSARLYISGHKNEKTGIRILACDFEFIWPTDKQGRTTGKLMGGKINITVAIENDGEILNWVMFHSVKNGRIVFIGKENGKALKTINFVDGLCVRYKDSFQEKSEEIVEMTISTREISIEGATHYNCWIGHVSV
- the tssD gene encoding type VI secretion system tube protein TssD — encoded protein: MSFKAIFKTTGQEFRVLSSSYNVYRAVDEMGRPTSSTVGGEINITMESNANNLFFEHICVGEMLKEGTITYIKRNEESTMRDLSFQNAFISSFSETFDHSGGSGAMVTSITIVAQVVTMGNGEIINAWSS
- the tssD gene encoding type VI secretion system tube protein TssD, with protein sequence MLAKSNISIEVDGKSHPVQSFSYSLRQHTDHTGQPASETQGGEIHITLESTKENEFLEWMCDSYMRKDGKITIMKSEEEGKLKEFEFKEAFMTDFSESFGESGNGSISFSLSAKEISMGNATHTNEWLDD